The window GGAGAGCGTCCTCCGGGGGTGGTTTGCGGGGTTCAAAGCCGGGCTCGGCGCGATGAGCGCCGACGCCATCTTCTTCGTTCTCGCGGCGCTCGGCGTGGTCGCGTTCGTCGAGCGGTTCCCCCTGCTCCGCGCGGCGATGATCGGCGTCGGCGGCGTCCTGATGCTGTACTTCGCGTATGACGCCGTCACCGACCTGCAGTCGTCGTTTCGCGGCACCGTCGACGTGGACGCGGGAGCCGAAGCGACGGGGGGAGCCGGTGCAGGTGCTGACGGCGACGCAGTCGCCGACGTCGCCGCCGGCACGGGCTTCCGGAAGGCGTTCGTACTGGCGCTGACGAACCCATACCAGATCCTCTTTTGGCTCACGATCGGGGTTGGGCTGCTCCGTGCGGGGACCCTCGACGTCCTCGCTCAGACCCCGTACGTCGGCGCGTCGCTCGCCGGCGTGCTCGTCGTCGAGACCGGAACCCCAGCGCTCGTTGCGGGCTTTTTCGGCGGGATCGTGGTGTGGATCACGGGGTTCCCGGCGGCGCTGGTCGGGGCCAACCGCCGGGTCGACGCGTTCGCGCCGGTCGTCGCGGCACTCAGCGCGGTCGTACTCGCTGGGTTCGGTGTCCTCTTCTTGGCGCGGAGCGCGGGCGTGCTGTTGGGGTGACGGTCACACAACCGGGAGACCCTTGAGGCCGCCCGCGCAACGCGGGGTATGTTCGAGAAGACGACGTGGATCAAACTCCCGCGGAACGTCCTCGTCGGCCACGGCGTCCTCAGAGAGCTTTCGGCGGCGGTCGAGGAGCTCTACCTCTCGGGGCCCCCGCTCGTGGTGACCAGTCCGACGCCGAACGATCTCGTCGGTGACCGAGTCAGGGAAGGGTTCCCCGACGCCGAGACGGTCGTGATCGAGTCCGCTGGCTTCGACGCGGTCGAGCGTGTCGCCGACGCCGCCACGGCTGCGGAGTCGGGCTACCTGATCGCGCTCGGCGGCGGGAAGCCGATCGACACCGCGAAGATGGCCTCCGACCGGCTGGGGTGTGGGTTCGTCTCCGTCCCGACCGCCGCCAGCCACGACGGCATCGTCTCCGGCCGGTCGTCGATCCCGGAGGGCGACACCCGCCACTCGGTCGCCGCCGACCCGCCGCTCGCGGTCGTTGCCGACACCGAGATCCTGGCGGAGGCGCCGTGGGAGCTCACCACCGCGGGGTGTGCCGACATCATCTCCAACTACACCGCGGTGAAGGACTGGCAGCTCGCCAACCGGCTGAAGAACGTTGAGTACAGCGAGTACGCCGGCGCGCTCTCACAGATGACCGCGGAGATGCTCGTCGAGTCCTCGGCGGCGATCAAACCCGGCTTCGAGGAGTCGGCGTGGCTGGTGGCGAAGGCGCTCGTCTCCTCGGGCGTGGCGATGTCGATCGCGGGCTCCTCGCGGCCCGCCTCGGGCGCGGAGCACCTGATCTCCCACCGGCTCGACCGGCTCGTCCCCGGCGAGGCGCTCCACGGCCACCAGGTCGGCGTCGCCGCCATCGTGACCGAATACCTCCACTCCGGCGAGCGCGGCGAGTGGGCGGACATCCGGGACGCCTTAGACGACCTCGACGCCCCCACCACTGCCGACGGGCTGGGGATCGACGACGACACCTTCCTCGAGGCGGTCACGACCGCGCATACGATCCGCGACCGGTATACCATCCTCGGCGACGGCGTCAGCGAGGCC of the Halobellus ruber genome contains:
- a CDS encoding LysE family translocator, translated to MAATLVTLAAGVVFGIALAAPPGPMNAIIAEESVLRGWFAGFKAGLGAMSADAIFFVLAALGVVAFVERFPLLRAAMIGVGGVLMLYFAYDAVTDLQSSFRGTVDVDAGAEATGGAGAGADGDAVADVAAGTGFRKAFVLALTNPYQILFWLTIGVGLLRAGTLDVLAQTPYVGASLAGVLVVETGTPALVAGFFGGIVVWITGFPAALVGANRRVDAFAPVVAALSAVVLAGFGVLFLARSAGVLLG
- a CDS encoding NAD(P)-dependent glycerol-1-phosphate dehydrogenase, whose product is MFEKTTWIKLPRNVLVGHGVLRELSAAVEELYLSGPPLVVTSPTPNDLVGDRVREGFPDAETVVIESAGFDAVERVADAATAAESGYLIALGGGKPIDTAKMASDRLGCGFVSVPTAASHDGIVSGRSSIPEGDTRHSVAADPPLAVVADTEILAEAPWELTTAGCADIISNYTAVKDWQLANRLKNVEYSEYAGALSQMTAEMLVESSAAIKPGFEESAWLVAKALVSSGVAMSIAGSSRPASGAEHLISHRLDRLVPGEALHGHQVGVAAIVTEYLHSGERGEWADIRDALDDLDAPTTADGLGIDDDTFLEAVTTAHTIRDRYTILGDGVSEAAAIEAATFTGVV